From a region of the Leptidea sinapis chromosome 6, ilLepSina1.1, whole genome shotgun sequence genome:
- the LOC126964842 gene encoding putative nuclease HARBI1 — translation MSFESFIEYMYDSPYDYLSRRYLRDAENPMEIYDENEFRIRFRFTKNIVASFLLPLLFQNTGDSNRGLPIPPVIQMLAALRFYATGNFQIVCGDLHQISQSVVSKIVANVSKALALKIRRFIKFPDVPEQANVKIQFHRVAGFPGVIGCIDCTHIPIKNPNRQNGEVFRNRKGWFSINVQIVCGPRMEIYDIVARWPGSVHDSRIFNNSRCYMRFEEGEIAGLLIGDSGYAQSPYMYTLVHNPQSQPEFKYNRAHISTRNIIERFNGYGKENLHV, via the exons atgtctttcgaaagttttattgaatatatgtaCGATAGTCCTTACGACTACTTATCGCGACGATATTTACGAGATGCAGAAAATCCGATGGAAatttatgatgaaaatgaatttcGAATAAGATTCCGCTTCACCAAAAATATTGTGGCAAGCTTTTTGTTACCCCTGCTCTTCCAAAATACTGGAGACAGCAATCGTGGATTGCCGATTCCACCCGTGATCCAAATGCTAGCAGCCTTACGATTTTACGCAACTGGAAACTTTCAA ATTGTTTGCGGCGACTTGCACCAAATAAGTCAATCAGTCGTTTCAAAGATTGTGGCCAATGTATCGAAAGCTTTAGCTTTAAAAATAAGGCGCTTCATTAAATTTCCTGACGTCCCTGAGCAAGCTAATGTGAAGATTCAATTTCATCGTGTTGCTGGATTTCCTGGGGTTATTGGATGCATTGATTGTACCcatattccaataaaaaatccaAACCGACAAAACGGCGAAGTATTTCGAAATCGTAAAGGTTGGTTTTCAATTAATGTGCAAATAGTATGTGGCCCTCGGATGGAAATATATGATATCGTAGCACGCTGGCCTGGATCTGTCCATGACtctagaatatttaataatagcaGGTGTTATATGAGATTTGAAGAAGGGGAAATTGCAGGTTTACTGATTGGTGATAGTGGTTATGCACAGTCACCATACATGTATACACTAGTCCATAATCCACAATCACAACctgaattcaaatataataggGCCCATATCAGTACTAGAAATATTATAGAAAGGTTTAATGGATATGGAAAAGAAAATTTGCATGTTTGA
- the LOC126964833 gene encoding putative nuclease HARBI1 translates to MSFESFIEYMYDSPYDYLSRRYLRDAENPMEIYDENEFRIRFRFTKNIVASFLLPLLFQNTGNSNRGLPIPPVIQMLAALRFYATGNFQIVCGDLHQISQSVVSKIVANVSKALALKIRRFIKFPDVPERANAKIQFHRVAGFPGVIGCIDCTHIPIKNPNRQNGEVFRNRKGWFSINVQIVCGPRMEIYDIVARWPGSVHDSRIFNNSRCYMRFEEGEIAGLLIGDSGYAQSPYMYTPVHNPQSQPEFKYNRAHISTRNIIERFNGVWKRKFACLNRKLQNNLSNTCNIIVACAVLHNISIETNQEMIEPLTNLAVVPVPHTGDTARGSVIRAAFIARHFS, encoded by the exons atgtctttcgaaagttttattgaatatatgtaCGATAGTCCTTACGACTACTTATCGCGACGATATTTACGAGATGCAGAAAATCCGATGGAAatttatgatgaaaatgaatttcGAATAAGATTCCGCTTCACCAAAAATATTGTGGCAAGCTTTTTGTTACCCCTGCTCTTCCAAAATACTGGAAACAGCAATCGTGGATTGCCGATTCCACCAGTGATTCAAATGCTAGCAGCCTTACGATTTTACGCAACTGGAAACTTTCAA ATTGTTTGCGGCGACTTGCACCAAATAAGTCAATCAGTCGTTTCAAAGATTGTGGCCAATGTATCGAAAGCTTTAGCTTTAAAAATAAGGCGCTTCATTAAATTTCCTGACGTCCCTGAGCGAGCTAATGCGAAGATTCAATTTCATCGTGTTGCTGGATTTCCTGGGGTTATTGGATGCATTGATTGTACCcatattccaataaaaaatccaAACCGACAAAACGGCGAAGTATTTCGCAATCGTAAAGGTTGGTTTTCAATTAATGTGCAAATAGTATGTGGCCCTCGGATGGAAATATATGATATCGTAGCACGCTGGCCTGGATCTGTCCATGACtctagaatatttaataatagcaGGTGTTATATGAGATTTGAAGAAGGGGAAATTGCAGGTTTACTGATTGGTGATAGTGGTTATGCACAGTCACCATACATGTATACACCAGTCCATAATCCACAATCACAACctgaattcaaatataataggGCCCATATCAGTACTAGAAATATTATAGAAAGGTTTAATGGTGTATGGAAAAGAAAATTTGCATGTTTGAATAGAAAACTGCAAAATAATCTGTCAAATACATGTAATATTATAGTGGCATGTGCTGTGctacataatattagtattgagACCAATCAAGAAATGATTGAACCCTTAACCAATCTTGCTGTAGTTCCAGTACCTCACACTGGTGATACAGCACGAGGTAGTGTTATAAGGGCTGCATTTATAGCAAGACATTTTAGTTAA
- the LOC126964843 gene encoding myb/SANT-like DNA-binding domain-containing protein 3 isoform X1 produces MAATGRQLFNEAEKICLQELVLKYKLNSIATTMGSAVAKKNAWLRLTEEYNAIETNSKRTEAQLKKCWDNLKTRRKSMLALEKRERMRTGGGSFNAYTISTSSQVPVLEDALAVQTDVELADVIDSDNIPCSAEIQIDDVMLLDTSSQVPAVSVEVEHVSERENIINTPPRLTESRVTDYSAAPSQGSRNIRTRVIQEEFHIRQQTYEKSQKREEELHKLRIAEKEWMVKAAEEIFLKAKTEREAAEELLHCNRAKREEAELSLRIFKNKNFEN; encoded by the exons ATGGCTGCAACTGGAAGACAGCTTTTTAATGAAGCCGAAAAGATTTGTCTGCAGGAGTTAGTActcaaatacaaattaaattcgatAGCCACAACTATGGGGAGCGCAGTGGCTAAAAAAAATGCCTGGCTTCGCCTAACAGAGGAGTACAATGCCATAGAAACGAATTCAAAA AGGACTGAAGCTCAACTTAAAAAATGTTGGGACAATTTGAAAACCAGGCGTAAAAGTATGTTGGCCCTAGAGAAAAGGGAAAGGATGAGGACTGGTGGTGGTTCCTTTAACGCTTATACAATTAGTACCTCTAGCCAAGTCCCGGTACTGGAGGATGCTCTTGCTGTACAAACAGATGTGGAGTTGGCAGATGTAATCGACAGTGATAACATACCTTGTAGTGCAG AAATCCAAATTGATGATGTGATGTTGTTAGACACGTCATCTCAAGTACCAGCAGTTAGTGTTGAGGTTGAACATGTGTCAGAAAGAG AAAACATTATAAACACTCCTCCACGTTTGACAGAGTCCCGGGTGACTGATTATAGTGCAGCTCCATCACaag GGTCAAGAAATATACGGACAAGAGTGATTCAAGAAGAATTTCATATCCGTCAACAAACATATGAAAAATCTCAGAAAAGGGAAGAGGAGCTGCATAAGCTCAGAATAGCTGAGAAGGAGTGGATGGTGAAGGCAGCAGAGGAGATTTTTCTCAAAGCCAAAACTGAGAGAGAAGCTGCAGAGGAACTTCTCCACTGCAATAGAGCCAAAAGAGAAGAGGCTGAATTAagtttaagaatatttaaaaataaaaattttgaaaattaa
- the LOC126964843 gene encoding uncharacterized protein LOC126964843 isoform X3 yields MLALEKRERMRTGGGSFNAYTISTSSQVPVLEDALAVQTDVELADVIDSDNIPCSAEIQIDDVMLLDTSSQVPAVSVEVEHVSERENIINTPPRLTESRVTDYSAAPSQGSRNIRTRVIQEEFHIRQQTYEKSQKREEELHKLRIAEKEWMVKAAEEIFLKAKTEREAAEELLHCNRAKREEAELSLRIFKNKNFEN; encoded by the exons ATGTTGGCCCTAGAGAAAAGGGAAAGGATGAGGACTGGTGGTGGTTCCTTTAACGCTTATACAATTAGTACCTCTAGCCAAGTCCCGGTACTGGAGGATGCTCTTGCTGTACAAACAGATGTGGAGTTGGCAGATGTAATCGACAGTGATAACATACCTTGTAGTGCAG AAATCCAAATTGATGATGTGATGTTGTTAGACACGTCATCTCAAGTACCAGCAGTTAGTGTTGAGGTTGAACATGTGTCAGAAAGAG AAAACATTATAAACACTCCTCCACGTTTGACAGAGTCCCGGGTGACTGATTATAGTGCAGCTCCATCACaag GGTCAAGAAATATACGGACAAGAGTGATTCAAGAAGAATTTCATATCCGTCAACAAACATATGAAAAATCTCAGAAAAGGGAAGAGGAGCTGCATAAGCTCAGAATAGCTGAGAAGGAGTGGATGGTGAAGGCAGCAGAGGAGATTTTTCTCAAAGCCAAAACTGAGAGAGAAGCTGCAGAGGAACTTCTCCACTGCAATAGAGCCAAAAGAGAAGAGGCTGAATTAagtttaagaatatttaaaaataaaaattttgaaaattaa
- the LOC126964843 gene encoding uncharacterized protein LOC126964843 isoform X2, with the protein MAATGRQLFNEAEKICLQELVLKYKLNSIATTMGSAVAKKNAWLRLTEEYNAIETNSKRTEAQLKKCWDNLKTRRKSMLALEKRERMRTGGGSFNAYTISTSSQVPVLEDALAVQTDVELADVIDSDNIPCSAESRVTDYSAAPSQGSRNIRTRVIQEEFHIRQQTYEKSQKREEELHKLRIAEKEWMVKAAEEIFLKAKTEREAAEELLHCNRAKREEAELSLRIFKNKNFEN; encoded by the exons ATGGCTGCAACTGGAAGACAGCTTTTTAATGAAGCCGAAAAGATTTGTCTGCAGGAGTTAGTActcaaatacaaattaaattcgatAGCCACAACTATGGGGAGCGCAGTGGCTAAAAAAAATGCCTGGCTTCGCCTAACAGAGGAGTACAATGCCATAGAAACGAATTCAAAA AGGACTGAAGCTCAACTTAAAAAATGTTGGGACAATTTGAAAACCAGGCGTAAAAGTATGTTGGCCCTAGAGAAAAGGGAAAGGATGAGGACTGGTGGTGGTTCCTTTAACGCTTATACAATTAGTACCTCTAGCCAAGTCCCGGTACTGGAGGATGCTCTTGCTGTACAAACAGATGTGGAGTTGGCAGATGTAATCGACAGTGATAACATACCTTGTAGTGCAG AGTCCCGGGTGACTGATTATAGTGCAGCTCCATCACaag GGTCAAGAAATATACGGACAAGAGTGATTCAAGAAGAATTTCATATCCGTCAACAAACATATGAAAAATCTCAGAAAAGGGAAGAGGAGCTGCATAAGCTCAGAATAGCTGAGAAGGAGTGGATGGTGAAGGCAGCAGAGGAGATTTTTCTCAAAGCCAAAACTGAGAGAGAAGCTGCAGAGGAACTTCTCCACTGCAATAGAGCCAAAAGAGAAGAGGCTGAATTAagtttaagaatatttaaaaataaaaattttgaaaattaa